Proteins encoded together in one Musa acuminata AAA Group cultivar baxijiao chromosome BXJ3-6, Cavendish_Baxijiao_AAA, whole genome shotgun sequence window:
- the LOC135640804 gene encoding uncharacterized protein LOC135640804 isoform X1: MGAGEGGGEMAAAAVSLDGVRDKNVMQLKKLNTALFPVRYNDKYYADALASGDFTRLGCCCRVVKTRSQTVKKRIFEKLTCSYFSDICVGSIACRLEKKEGGAICVYIMTLGVLAPYRGLGVGTKLLNHVLDLSHKQNIWEIYLHVQTNNDDAIAFYKKFGFEITDTIRNYYMNISPPDCYVLSKVIAQPHAKK; the protein is encoded by the exons ATGGGGGCGGGAGAAGGAGGGGGGGAAATGGCGGCGGCTGCGGTATCGCTGGACGGGGTTCGGGACAAGAACGTCATGCAGCTGAAGAAGCTCAACACTGCCCTCTTCCCTGTCCGCTACAACGACAAATACTACGCCGATGCCCTCGCCTCCGGCGACTTCACCAGGCTCG GGTGTTGCTGTAGGGTGGTCAAGACAAGGTCCCAGACTGTGAAGAAAAGGATATTTGAAAAGTTAACATGTT CTTATTTCAGTGACATATGTGTTGGTTCAATTGCATGTCGGCTTGAGAAGAAGGAAGGAGGGGCCATCTGTGTTTATATTATGACCCTAGGTGTTTTGGCACCATACCGTGGGCTTGGAGTTG GTACAAAGTTGTTGAATCATGTACTGGACTTGTCACACAAGCAGAATATTTGGGAGATCTACTTGCATGTGCAGACAAACAATGACGATGCAATTGCCTTCTATAAAAAGTTTGGATTTGAAATCACAGACACCATACGGAATTATTATATGAACATCAGTCCACCCGATTGTTACGTGCTCAGTAAAGTCATTGCCCAACCTCACGCAAAAAAATGA
- the LOC135640804 gene encoding uncharacterized protein LOC135640804 isoform X2, with protein sequence MGAGEGGGEMAAAAVSLDGVRDKNVMQLKKLNTALFPVRYNDKYYADALASGDFTRLAYFSDICVGSIACRLEKKEGGAICVYIMTLGVLAPYRGLGVGTKLLNHVLDLSHKQNIWEIYLHVQTNNDDAIAFYKKFGFEITDTIRNYYMNISPPDCYVLSKVIAQPHAKK encoded by the exons ATGGGGGCGGGAGAAGGAGGGGGGGAAATGGCGGCGGCTGCGGTATCGCTGGACGGGGTTCGGGACAAGAACGTCATGCAGCTGAAGAAGCTCAACACTGCCCTCTTCCCTGTCCGCTACAACGACAAATACTACGCCGATGCCCTCGCCTCCGGCGACTTCACCAGGCTCG CTTATTTCAGTGACATATGTGTTGGTTCAATTGCATGTCGGCTTGAGAAGAAGGAAGGAGGGGCCATCTGTGTTTATATTATGACCCTAGGTGTTTTGGCACCATACCGTGGGCTTGGAGTTG GTACAAAGTTGTTGAATCATGTACTGGACTTGTCACACAAGCAGAATATTTGGGAGATCTACTTGCATGTGCAGACAAACAATGACGATGCAATTGCCTTCTATAAAAAGTTTGGATTTGAAATCACAGACACCATACGGAATTATTATATGAACATCAGTCCACCCGATTGTTACGTGCTCAGTAAAGTCATTGCCCAACCTCACGCAAAAAAATGA